One window from the genome of Terriglobia bacterium encodes:
- the aroC gene encoding chorismate synthase, translating to MLRYFTAGESHGETLVAFLSGLPAGLAVDLRFVDRELWRRQQGFGRGGRMKIEKDTAHIVSGVRNGTTIGSPIAILLANNDWKNWEESLPVGPGDPEKHKRVASPRPGHADLAGALKYNFPEARYVLERASARESTARVAVGAIAKLFLQELGIEVLSHVIAVGKAAMENAEVEWDKLKALHAKDEVLLNCADPQTEERMKAEVDQALRTGDSVGGVFEVVAHSVPPGLGTYAQWDERLDGLLAQAVMSLQAVKAVEVGTGVGSALSFGSTVHDEIGYAKQKASSGFTGFTRASNHAGGIEGGISNGQDILVRGYLKPISTLRRPLGSVDFATREPVKAAYERSDVCVVPAAGVAAEAMVALTLARCALEKFGGDSMLETLRNFAGYKQQLQKF from the coding sequence ATGCTGCGTTACTTTACCGCCGGAGAATCGCACGGAGAGACCCTGGTGGCTTTCCTTTCCGGATTGCCCGCCGGACTCGCCGTGGACCTGCGTTTTGTTGACCGCGAGCTGTGGCGGCGGCAGCAGGGGTTCGGCCGCGGCGGACGCATGAAGATTGAAAAAGACACGGCCCACATCGTCTCCGGCGTGCGTAATGGAACGACCATCGGCTCGCCCATCGCCATTCTGCTGGCCAACAACGACTGGAAGAACTGGGAAGAGTCGCTGCCCGTGGGCCCGGGCGATCCGGAAAAGCACAAGCGCGTGGCGTCGCCGCGTCCCGGCCACGCCGATCTGGCCGGCGCGCTGAAATACAACTTTCCGGAAGCTCGCTATGTTCTGGAGCGCGCGTCGGCGCGGGAGTCCACGGCGCGCGTGGCGGTGGGCGCGATTGCCAAGCTGTTTCTGCAGGAACTGGGCATTGAAGTTTTGAGCCACGTGATTGCCGTGGGCAAAGCTGCGATGGAGAACGCTGAAGTCGAATGGGACAAACTCAAGGCGCTGCATGCGAAAGACGAAGTCCTGCTCAACTGCGCTGACCCGCAAACCGAAGAGCGCATGAAAGCTGAAGTGGACCAGGCGCTGCGCACCGGCGACTCCGTTGGTGGCGTGTTTGAAGTGGTGGCGCACAGCGTTCCTCCCGGACTGGGCACCTACGCGCAATGGGACGAGCGTCTGGATGGTTTGCTGGCGCAGGCCGTCATGTCGCTGCAAGCAGTGAAAGCCGTGGAAGTCGGAACCGGAGTTGGTTCGGCGCTTTCCTTCGGCTCCACCGTGCATGACGAAATCGGCTACGCGAAGCAGAAAGCGTCCAGCGGCTTCACCGGATTTACCCGCGCGTCCAATCACGCCGGCGGAATTGAAGGCGGCATTTCCAACGGGCAAGACATTCTGGTCCGCGGATATTTGAAACCGATTTCAACTTTACGTCGTCCGCTGGGCTCGGTGGACTTTGCCACGCGCGAGCCGGTCAAGGCCGCGTATGAACGCTCTGACGTGTGCGTGGTCCCCGCAGCCGGCGTGGCCGCGGAAGCCATGGTGGCGTTGACGCTGGCGCGCTGCGCGCTGGAAAAGTTCGGCGGAGACTCCATGCTGGAGACGCTGCGCAATTTTGCAGGCTACAAACAACAACTACAGAAATTCTGA
- the def gene encoding peptide deformylase, with amino-acid sequence MIYPIVLYGEPVLETPAQTVTEFGDELKELVEDMFESMYAAHGVGLAAPQIGIGKRIAVIDVTFQEDPNAKLVLVNPEIIKAQGKQRGSEGCLSLPEFREDVTRANVVTVRAQDVQGNWFEHTGEELLARALLHETEHLHGKLYISHISALKRDIMKRKIKKLMRAGEWK; translated from the coding sequence ATGATCTATCCCATTGTGTTGTACGGCGAACCGGTGCTGGAGACGCCGGCGCAGACGGTCACGGAATTTGGCGACGAACTCAAGGAGCTGGTCGAGGACATGTTTGAGTCCATGTACGCCGCGCACGGCGTGGGGCTGGCGGCGCCGCAGATCGGCATCGGCAAGCGCATCGCCGTGATTGACGTGACCTTTCAGGAAGACCCCAACGCCAAACTGGTGCTGGTGAACCCGGAGATCATTAAGGCGCAAGGCAAACAACGCGGCAGCGAAGGCTGCCTCAGCCTGCCCGAATTCCGCGAAGACGTGACCCGCGCCAACGTGGTGACCGTGCGCGCGCAGGACGTGCAGGGCAACTGGTTTGAGCACACCGGAGAAGAGCTGCTGGCGCGCGCCCTGCTGCATGAGACTGAGCATCTCCACGGCAAGCTGTACATCAGCCACATCAGCGCGCTGAAGCGGGACATTATGAAGCGCAAGATCAAGAAGCTGATGCGCGCCGGCGAGTGGAAGTAA
- the fmt gene encoding methionyl-tRNA formyltransferase yields the protein MKVVFCGTPQFAVPSLERLVAAGFHVQLVVTQPDRPQGRGMELTAPPVKQAAVRLGLPVVQPEKIKNNQEFREQLIRLRPDAIIVVGYGRIIPPWMLELPPRGNINVHGSLLPKYRGAAPIQWAIAHGETMTGVTTMLLDQGLDTGAILLQREMPIEPDDTAVTLAPRMAAIGADLLVETLRGLEQGTVRPVPQDNARSSLAPILKKEDGQVDFNRTAAEICNRLRGFQPWPGAYTQFRGKNLKIIAAQPAQEQNNLPPGELQSVGGKLFVGCGAGSLLELLQVQLEGKKAVSAHDFSLGQRPTPGERLG from the coding sequence ATGAAAGTTGTCTTTTGCGGGACACCGCAGTTCGCCGTACCATCTTTGGAACGGCTGGTGGCGGCCGGGTTCCACGTGCAACTCGTGGTGACGCAGCCCGATCGTCCGCAAGGCCGGGGCATGGAACTCACCGCGCCGCCGGTCAAGCAAGCAGCGGTAAGGCTCGGGCTGCCGGTCGTCCAGCCGGAGAAAATCAAAAACAACCAGGAGTTTCGCGAGCAACTCATCCGCCTGCGTCCTGACGCGATCATCGTGGTGGGCTACGGGCGCATCATTCCGCCGTGGATGCTGGAGCTACCGCCGCGCGGCAACATCAACGTGCATGGCTCGCTGCTGCCCAAGTATCGCGGGGCCGCGCCGATTCAATGGGCCATCGCCCATGGAGAGACGATGACCGGAGTGACCACCATGCTGCTGGACCAAGGCCTGGACACCGGCGCCATCCTGCTGCAACGCGAGATGCCGATTGAGCCGGACGACACGGCGGTCACTCTGGCGCCGCGCATGGCGGCGATTGGCGCGGACCTTCTGGTGGAAACTTTGCGCGGCCTGGAGCAGGGAACGGTGCGTCCCGTGCCACAGGACAACGCGCGTTCGTCGCTGGCACCGATTCTCAAAAAGGAAGACGGCCAGGTGGACTTCAACCGCACAGCCGCGGAAATTTGCAACCGCCTGCGCGGATTTCAGCCCTGGCCCGGAGCCTACACGCAGTTTCGCGGGAAGAACCTCAAGATCATCGCCGCGCAGCCCGCGCAAGAACAGAACAACTTGCCGCCCGGAGAATTGCAGAGCGTCGGCGGGAAACTCTTCGTCGGATGCGGCGCGGGAAGCTTGCTCGAACTTCTGCAAGTACAGCTGGAAGGGAAGAAAGCCGTGTCCGCGCATGACTTTTCCCTGGGACAGCGGCCCACGCCGGGCGAGCGTCTGGGATAG
- the rsmB gene encoding 16S rRNA (cytosine(967)-C(5))-methyltransferase RsmB, with amino-acid sequence MAVSLARAAAFEILLRVERESAYAVELLHSASVSDLAPADRNLTMEIVMGVLRWQPALDAMFAPFITSALAKLDLEVLTALRMGAYQLARLTRIPPHAVVNETVELVKRARKKSAAGMVNAVMRKLKPNLDPYASDLTGVEYLSTALAHPKWLVERWVQSFGYGRADLICTYDQQIPATAVRLSRAEDPSEVEAKLRNQGVQLAPGRLMNSARVVVEGDVTKTDLFPNGGVAIQDEGSQLVAALIGDGDARLVLDCCAAPGGKTAALAARLPHAKIIAAELHPHRARLLRKMVPQENVLVVTADALHLPFRTQFDRVLVDVPCSGTGTLARNPEIKWRLKPEDLCDLHARQLAILTSALAQVAPGGRLVYSTCSLEPEENEQVVAACLQGHRDFRLVPARQELLKLQAQGELVWKNVDDLVSGEFLRTLPGVQPCDGFFAAILEKQ; translated from the coding sequence ATGGCCGTCTCTCTTGCCCGCGCTGCCGCGTTTGAGATCCTGCTGCGGGTGGAGCGCGAGTCGGCATACGCGGTCGAACTGCTGCACTCTGCCTCGGTCAGCGACCTCGCGCCCGCCGACCGTAATCTGACCATGGAAATTGTCATGGGCGTGCTGCGCTGGCAGCCCGCGCTGGATGCGATGTTCGCCCCGTTCATCACTTCCGCACTCGCCAAGCTGGACCTTGAAGTGCTCACGGCTCTGCGCATGGGCGCGTACCAGTTGGCCCGTCTGACTCGCATTCCACCGCACGCCGTGGTGAACGAGACGGTGGAGCTGGTGAAGCGGGCGAGAAAAAAATCGGCGGCCGGGATGGTCAACGCCGTCATGCGCAAGCTCAAACCCAATCTTGATCCTTATGCTTCGGACCTGACCGGCGTGGAATATTTGTCCACGGCGCTGGCCCACCCGAAATGGCTGGTGGAACGATGGGTCCAGAGCTTCGGCTATGGCCGCGCCGATCTGATCTGCACTTATGACCAGCAAATCCCCGCGACTGCCGTGCGTCTCAGCCGCGCCGAAGACCCGTCGGAAGTCGAAGCTAAGTTGCGCAACCAGGGCGTTCAGCTTGCACCCGGCAGACTGATGAACAGCGCTCGCGTCGTAGTCGAAGGTGACGTGACCAAGACCGATCTCTTCCCCAACGGCGGCGTGGCCATTCAGGACGAAGGTTCGCAACTGGTCGCCGCGCTGATCGGCGACGGCGATGCCCGGCTGGTTCTCGATTGCTGCGCTGCGCCCGGCGGCAAGACCGCAGCCCTGGCCGCGCGCCTGCCGCACGCGAAGATCATTGCGGCGGAACTGCATCCTCATCGCGCACGCCTGTTGCGCAAGATGGTCCCGCAGGAGAACGTCCTGGTGGTCACGGCGGACGCGCTGCACCTGCCATTTCGCACACAGTTTGACCGCGTGCTGGTGGACGTCCCTTGTTCCGGGACCGGCACGCTCGCACGTAACCCGGAAATCAAGTGGCGGCTCAAGCCGGAAGACCTCTGTGATCTGCACGCGCGTCAACTGGCAATCCTCACATCTGCGCTGGCCCAGGTTGCGCCCGGCGGACGCTTGGTCTACTCCACTTGCTCGCTCGAACCAGAAGAGAATGAGCAGGTAGTTGCTGCATGCTTGCAAGGTCATCGCGACTTCCGGCTGGTTCCCGCCAGACAAGAATTGCTCAAGCTGCAAGCCCAGGGCGAACTTGTCTGGAAAAACGTTGACGACCTGGTGAGCGGCGAGTTTCTGCGCACCCTTCCCGGCGTGCAGCCGTGCGATGGATTCTTCGCGGCAATCCTGGAAAAGCAATAA
- a CDS encoding PASTA domain-containing protein, giving the protein MLRKLVQIVLKSLVLLLVFLAAALLSMRFAIHGREVRVPKLIGLSPAAAERAANAEGLVLSVESRFYSADVPPGRIVSQMPAPNATVRRGWKILVAESLGPQRAAIPNLLGQSRHAAGINLGRRGLEISNVASLHLPGAAPQTVVAQDPPAESQNVASPKIDLVFSAADDARSYVMPSFVGKPLADAAPALERAGLVLGNKPAATNARAKAIGKEPKALTGTIVKQTPAAGKKVVAGTTVYFEVKK; this is encoded by the coding sequence GTGCTGCGCAAGCTGGTCCAGATCGTTCTCAAAAGCCTGGTGCTGTTGCTGGTGTTTCTGGCCGCGGCGCTGCTCTCCATGCGCTTTGCCATCCACGGGCGCGAAGTACGCGTGCCCAAGCTGATTGGACTATCACCGGCTGCGGCCGAGCGCGCCGCCAACGCAGAGGGCCTGGTGCTCTCCGTGGAAAGCCGCTTCTACAGCGCCGACGTGCCGCCAGGACGCATCGTCTCGCAGATGCCGGCGCCCAATGCGACCGTGCGGCGCGGATGGAAAATTCTGGTTGCGGAGAGCCTGGGGCCGCAGCGCGCAGCGATTCCCAATCTGCTGGGCCAAAGCCGGCACGCGGCCGGCATCAACCTGGGACGCCGGGGCCTCGAGATCAGCAACGTGGCCTCGCTGCATCTGCCCGGCGCCGCGCCGCAAACGGTGGTGGCCCAGGACCCGCCGGCGGAATCGCAGAACGTGGCGTCGCCCAAGATTGATTTGGTTTTCTCCGCCGCCGACGACGCACGCAGTTACGTGATGCCCAGCTTCGTCGGCAAGCCACTGGCGGACGCCGCGCCCGCGTTGGAGCGCGCAGGACTGGTGCTGGGGAACAAACCCGCAGCGACGAATGCGCGCGCGAAGGCGATCGGCAAGGAGCCAAAGGCCCTGACCGGGACCATCGTGAAGCAGACGCCCGCAGCAGGGAAGAAAGTGGTGGCGGGGACCACGGTGTACTTTGAGGTGAAGAAGTAA
- a CDS encoding PBP1A family penicillin-binding protein yields the protein MKLFNFHRPPSKIGSFHIAGTKLAGRVGFGLLVAGAAILGITSGLLIVYSTDLPQIGDLERYRPSTITELYDSNGRVIGQFALQRRVLAAYDDFPKVLREAILSTEDKNFEGHWGINFWRVFGATYRDLTSGSRAQGASTLTMQLSRNLFLSPERHFSRKIQEAMLAMQIERHFTKEQIFTLYSNQIFLGSGVYGFEAGAQYYFNKHARDLKLEEAALLAGLPKAPANYSPINYPERALRRRNLVINNMLEDGKITAEEASRAKQTPLRLNLQQESLPAPYFVEEVRRHLEKKFGSDQVHEGGLRVYTSLDLDLQKAATRAVMDGLAAYERRHGWKGELRNIIAAGEKTDKYQDPDWSQPLQVGSYVRALVVDVGLQFAKVKLGAYSATIGPAELAWTKHKFPKQIMTLGDLVYVKILALNNDGTARVSLEQDSGIQGALLAIDNATGDIKAMVGGRSFDDSKFNRATQAQRQVGSSFKVFVYTAAVDQGADPDDLIVDEPTTFSSNGTPYTPRNFDRRFAGAITLRRALADSRNIPAVKLAQKAGMATVADYAHKFGITSAIPPYLPSALGAADLTLYEQTAAFTVFPNDGLRIEPRTIRKVTDYEGHVLEQDFPDARDAISARTSRTMVALLQGVVQHGTAGAARALKHPVAGKTGTTNDYTDAWFIGFSPSITCGVWIGFDEKRALGKDETGGHTALPIWIDFMRTALADPVLKNEAFLPPPNDEKKRAAAMRRASAALPRRAGDAEAH from the coding sequence ATGAAGTTGTTCAACTTTCATCGTCCGCCCTCCAAAATCGGGTCGTTCCATATTGCCGGGACAAAACTGGCTGGACGCGTGGGCTTTGGACTGCTGGTGGCCGGCGCCGCGATTCTTGGGATCACCAGCGGGCTGCTGATCGTCTACTCCACGGACCTGCCGCAGATCGGCGACCTGGAGCGCTACCGTCCCAGCACCATCACCGAACTCTATGACAGCAACGGGCGGGTGATTGGCCAGTTCGCGCTGCAGCGCCGCGTGCTGGCGGCCTATGACGATTTTCCCAAGGTCCTGCGCGAGGCCATCCTCTCCACCGAAGACAAGAATTTTGAGGGGCACTGGGGCATCAATTTCTGGCGGGTGTTTGGCGCCACCTATCGCGACCTGACGTCCGGCTCGCGGGCGCAAGGGGCGTCCACGCTGACCATGCAGCTTTCGCGCAACCTGTTTCTTTCGCCGGAGCGGCACTTCAGCCGCAAAATCCAGGAAGCCATGCTGGCCATGCAGATTGAACGCCACTTCACCAAGGAGCAGATCTTCACGCTGTATTCGAACCAGATCTTCCTGGGCTCCGGCGTGTACGGGTTTGAAGCCGGCGCGCAATACTACTTCAACAAACATGCCCGCGACCTGAAACTGGAAGAAGCCGCTCTGCTGGCCGGGCTGCCCAAGGCCCCGGCGAATTATTCTCCGATTAATTATCCCGAGCGCGCGCTGCGGCGGCGCAACCTGGTGATCAACAACATGCTGGAAGACGGCAAGATCACCGCGGAAGAAGCCAGCCGTGCCAAGCAGACTCCGTTGCGGCTGAACCTGCAGCAGGAATCTTTGCCGGCGCCGTATTTCGTGGAAGAAGTCCGGCGGCATCTGGAAAAAAAGTTTGGCTCTGACCAGGTGCATGAAGGCGGCTTGCGCGTGTACACGTCACTGGACCTGGATTTGCAGAAAGCGGCAACCCGCGCGGTGATGGACGGCCTGGCCGCCTACGAGCGCCGCCATGGATGGAAAGGCGAGTTGCGGAACATCATCGCCGCCGGCGAGAAGACCGACAAGTATCAGGACCCGGACTGGTCCCAGCCGCTGCAAGTTGGCAGCTACGTGCGCGCGCTCGTCGTGGACGTGGGGCTGCAATTTGCCAAAGTGAAGCTGGGCGCGTACAGCGCCACCATCGGTCCGGCGGAGCTGGCCTGGACCAAACACAAGTTCCCCAAGCAGATCATGACGCTGGGCGACCTGGTCTACGTGAAAATCCTGGCGCTGAATAATGACGGCACGGCGCGCGTAAGCCTGGAGCAGGATTCCGGCATACAAGGCGCGCTGCTGGCGATTGACAACGCCACCGGCGATATCAAGGCCATGGTCGGAGGCCGCAGCTTTGACGATTCAAAATTCAATCGCGCCACGCAGGCACAGCGCCAAGTGGGATCGTCGTTCAAAGTTTTCGTCTATACCGCCGCGGTGGACCAGGGCGCCGACCCGGACGACCTGATCGTGGACGAGCCTACCACCTTCAGCAGCAATGGCACACCGTACACGCCGCGCAACTTTGACCGGCGCTTTGCCGGCGCCATCACGCTGCGCCGCGCGTTGGCGGATTCGCGCAACATTCCCGCGGTGAAACTGGCGCAGAAAGCCGGCATGGCCACCGTGGCCGACTACGCGCACAAGTTCGGCATCACGTCGGCGATTCCGCCGTACCTGCCTTCCGCGCTGGGCGCCGCTGACTTGACGCTCTACGAGCAGACCGCCGCCTTCACCGTGTTCCCCAATGACGGCCTGCGCATTGAGCCGCGCACTATCCGCAAGGTTACCGACTACGAAGGCCACGTGCTGGAACAGGATTTTCCCGACGCCCGCGATGCCATCAGCGCGCGGACGTCGCGCACCATGGTGGCGCTGCTGCAGGGCGTGGTGCAGCATGGCACTGCCGGCGCGGCGCGCGCGTTGAAGCACCCCGTTGCCGGCAAGACCGGCACGACCAACGACTACACTGACGCGTGGTTCATCGGATTCTCACCGTCCATCACGTGTGGGGTGTGGATTGGCTTTGACGAAAAGCGCGCTTTGGGAAAAGACGAGACCGGGGGCCACACGGCGCTGCCCATATGGATTGATTTCATGCGCACCGCGCTGGCCGACCCGGTGCTGAAGAACGAGGCGTTTCTGCCGCCGCCCAATGACGAAAAGAAACGCGCGGCTGCGATGCGTAGGGCGTCGGCCGCTCTGCCTCGCCGCGCGGGCGACGCGGAGGCCCACTAG
- a CDS encoding IS110 family transposase, with the protein MRKQKTDRRDAALILDLLQKDDFPRIWTPSKQERDQRQLLIHRYKLVTLRARVKNELQHLALNKGMQKGGSLWSKQGQKLLLELPLDFWAGVRRQNLLALLKSMDQQIVVLDQAAKKAAEENEKARLLMTQPGVGPITSLAYVLTMGDVTRFQRGKQVASYLGLIPREYSSAGKQRMGGISKQGNRFMRMLLVEAAQVAVRYDPKFRNEYLHRCHQKPKAVAKVAAARKLAVRLFWMLRTNTPYPEVVRIESSSRVALADLQLPKD; encoded by the coding sequence GTGCGCAAGCAGAAGACGGATCGGCGGGACGCCGCGCTCATTCTGGATCTGCTGCAGAAGGATGACTTCCCGCGGATCTGGACGCCGTCCAAGCAGGAGCGCGATCAGCGGCAGTTGCTGATTCATCGTTACAAGCTGGTGACGCTGCGGGCGCGGGTGAAGAACGAACTGCAGCACCTGGCGCTGAACAAGGGAATGCAGAAAGGTGGCTCGCTGTGGAGCAAGCAAGGCCAGAAGCTGCTGCTGGAACTGCCGCTGGATTTCTGGGCGGGAGTACGGCGCCAGAACCTGCTGGCTTTGCTGAAGTCGATGGACCAGCAGATCGTGGTGCTGGACCAGGCGGCGAAAAAGGCAGCCGAGGAAAATGAAAAAGCCCGATTGCTGATGACCCAGCCCGGCGTCGGACCCATCACTTCACTGGCCTACGTGCTGACCATGGGAGACGTCACGCGCTTCCAGCGGGGCAAGCAGGTGGCCAGCTATCTGGGCCTGATTCCCCGCGAGTACAGCTCAGCCGGCAAGCAGCGGATGGGCGGCATCAGCAAGCAGGGCAATCGCTTCATGCGCATGTTGTTGGTGGAAGCGGCGCAGGTCGCTGTCCGTTACGATCCCAAGTTCCGCAATGAGTATCTGCATCGCTGTCACCAGAAACCGAAAGCGGTGGCCAAGGTGGCGGCGGCGCGCAAGTTGGCCGTACGACTCTTCTGGATGCTCCGCACCAATACGCCGTATCCGGAGGTCGTTCGCATCGAGAGCAGCTCGCGGGTGGCCCTGGCAGATTTACAACTGCCGAAGGATTGA
- a CDS encoding transposase, with protein sequence MPKRLRRIQGGGDRHFITCSCYRRQAFLGSARRRDLFLTILEEVRQRYDFVVWGYVVMPEHFHLLVTEPRHGKLSVAMQVLKQRISRRSRRKRRNAAQLDIWADEPRAFWLPRYYDFNVYSQKKHIEKLRYMHRNPVTRGLVASPELWRWSSFRYYRYGEIGPVKIGE encoded by the coding sequence ATGCCGAAACGACTGCGGCGTATCCAAGGTGGAGGTGATCGTCACTTCATCACCTGCAGTTGCTATCGCCGCCAGGCGTTTCTTGGTTCGGCGCGCCGCCGGGATCTGTTTCTCACGATCCTGGAGGAAGTGAGGCAGCGATACGATTTCGTGGTCTGGGGCTATGTGGTCATGCCGGAACACTTCCATTTGCTGGTGACCGAGCCGCGACACGGAAAGCTGTCAGTGGCGATGCAGGTGCTCAAGCAGCGCATCTCGCGGCGCAGCCGGAGAAAGAGAAGAAACGCGGCGCAATTGGACATTTGGGCTGACGAGCCGCGGGCTTTCTGGCTGCCGCGGTACTATGACTTCAACGTCTACTCGCAGAAGAAACACATTGAGAAGCTGCGCTACATGCATCGGAACCCGGTAACGCGCGGGCTGGTGGCGTCGCCGGAGCTATGGCGCTGGAGCAGCTTCCGCTACTATCGGTACGGCGAAATCGGACCGGTGAAGATCGGGGAGTAA
- a CDS encoding S41 family peptidase — MSKKVQALILASSMLVIVFALIGGLGVHASSNSSNDSAYTHIQVYSEVLHRIRTEYVEEPNMPSVTNGALHGLLESLDANSSFLTPSEYRAFKQTKADAKAGIGATVSKRFGYAAVVSVVPGGPADKAGVTAGDILEFVDGKSTHDMSLAALKMKLTGDTGSRVECAIIRARKVEPQKVTIVREVVNPPAVQEQVLGDVGYIKALALTKGKAQEIANKIKSLQKQNVKKLVLDLRNDSEGDEEEGVAVANLFLSKGTISTLQGQKFAKVTYTADPQKKITDLPLAVLVNRGSAGPAELVAAAIFENQRGDVVGDKTFGEGSVQKLIEVPDGSALILSVAKYYTPNGKIIQDTGITPNVLVAASNDDLAALPDDDDSTPDEPQKAAPTKEDDQLRRAIEVLKIKAQKAS; from the coding sequence ATGTCGAAAAAAGTCCAAGCACTCATTCTTGCCAGCTCCATGCTGGTAATTGTTTTTGCGCTGATCGGCGGGCTGGGCGTGCACGCCTCCAGCAACAGCAGCAATGACAGCGCGTACACGCACATCCAGGTTTACAGTGAAGTGCTGCACCGCATCCGCACCGAATACGTGGAAGAGCCCAACATGCCGTCGGTCACCAACGGCGCGCTGCACGGGCTGCTGGAATCGCTGGACGCCAACTCCAGTTTCCTGACTCCGTCCGAATACAGAGCCTTCAAGCAGACCAAAGCTGACGCCAAGGCCGGCATCGGCGCCACCGTGTCGAAGCGTTTTGGCTACGCCGCCGTGGTTTCCGTGGTTCCCGGCGGACCGGCGGACAAAGCCGGCGTGACCGCGGGCGACATCCTGGAATTTGTGGACGGCAAGAGCACCCATGACATGTCCCTGGCGGCGCTGAAGATGAAGCTCACCGGCGACACCGGTTCGCGCGTGGAGTGCGCCATCATCCGCGCCCGCAAAGTTGAGCCGCAGAAGGTAACCATCGTCCGCGAAGTGGTGAATCCTCCCGCCGTGCAAGAGCAGGTGCTGGGCGACGTGGGCTACATCAAGGCTCTGGCTCTGACCAAAGGCAAGGCCCAGGAAATCGCCAACAAGATCAAATCGCTGCAAAAGCAGAACGTCAAGAAGCTGGTGCTGGACCTGCGCAATGACTCAGAAGGCGACGAAGAAGAAGGCGTGGCCGTCGCCAACCTGTTCCTGAGCAAAGGCACCATCAGCACGCTGCAAGGCCAGAAATTCGCGAAAGTCACCTACACCGCTGACCCGCAGAAGAAAATTACCGATCTGCCGCTGGCCGTGCTGGTCAACCGCGGCTCAGCCGGTCCGGCGGAGCTGGTGGCCGCTGCCATCTTCGAAAACCAGCGCGGCGACGTGGTGGGCGACAAGACTTTCGGCGAAGGCTCCGTACAGAAGCTGATTGAAGTGCCGGACGGCTCGGCGCTGATCCTCTCCGTGGCCAAGTACTACACGCCCAACGGCAAGATCATCCAGGATACCGGCATCACGCCGAACGTCCTGGTGGCCGCGTCGAATGACGACCTGGCTGCCCTGCCCGACGACGATGACAGCACCCCCGACGAACCGCAGAAAGCAGCTCCAACCAAAGAAGACGACCAACTGCGGCGCGCGATTGAAGTGCTGAAGATCAAAGCGCAGAAGGCTTCGTAA
- a CDS encoding MerR family transcriptional regulator, with protein sequence MQKSAKPSTRKAASADVVIPDKLYFRIGEVSRLCGLPGYVLRFWETEFPQLKPPKSNTGQRTYRRPDVESVLRIKKLLYEQGFTIAGARQQLRAEVKRKQTSLPFAVPAPNLAELKQVRQGLKEILGILGSRRHAASGD encoded by the coding sequence ATGCAAAAGTCTGCCAAGCCGTCCACCCGGAAAGCCGCCTCAGCGGACGTGGTAATCCCGGACAAGCTCTACTTCCGCATTGGCGAAGTCAGCCGGCTGTGCGGACTCCCCGGCTACGTGCTCCGCTTCTGGGAGACGGAATTCCCCCAGCTCAAGCCGCCCAAGAGCAACACCGGGCAGCGGACGTATCGCCGTCCGGACGTGGAAAGCGTCCTGCGCATCAAGAAACTCCTTTACGAACAGGGGTTTACGATTGCCGGAGCGCGCCAGCAATTGCGCGCCGAAGTCAAACGCAAGCAGACTTCCCTGCCATTCGCCGTGCCTGCTCCCAACCTGGCTGAGCTTAAGCAGGTGCGCCAGGGACTGAAGGAAATCCTGGGGATTCTGGGATCGCGACGCCATGCGGCCTCAGGCGACTAA